One window of the Trifolium pratense cultivar HEN17-A07 linkage group LG2, ARS_RC_1.1, whole genome shotgun sequence genome contains the following:
- the LOC123908988 gene encoding uncharacterized protein LOC123908988 produces the protein MNSVDKSIAQSIVFFDNAIDVWNELKEHFSQGDYIRISELQCEIYSMKQDSRSVSEFFTTLKSLWEELESYFPTLVCSCPMHCICNTGIRNAKHQHEVTRSIRFLTGLNDNFDSVRAQILLMNPLPAINRIFSMIIQQERHYNSNHYDDSKVLVNASDSRKPQGRGRGYSSGSSSSSSGNRSNSFGAKNKECSFCGKTNHIVENCYRKHEFPPHYGKSNASTNNASQEEREDVGDNQGSSSNAGNQGSSSTQVNIASGHVTLGNLVCTLHSSPGQWIIDTCASDHICSSFDYFSSYKSIKLISVKLPNGQVSIANYSGSVKFSSIFTISHVLLVPDFNLNLISVPKLGLDNHFLVSFDNNKCLGMLNGGLCYFNQNQVQPNSTTIASSQVTPSHVILKEAL, from the exons ATGAATTCTGTTGATAAATCAATTGCGCAAAGTATCGTTTTCTTTGATAATGCTATTGATGTTTGGAACGAGCTTAAGGAACATTTTTCGCAAGGTGATTACATTCGAATTTCTGAATTACAATGTGAAATCTATAGCATGAAGCAAGATTCACGCTCTGTTTCagaatttttcactactttaaagtCTCTATGGGAAGAACTCGAATCATACTTTCCTACTCTTGTATGCTCGTGTCCAATGCATTGTATCTGTAACACTGGTATACGCAATGCTAAGCATCAGCATGAAGTTACTCGATCTATTCGTTTTTTGACTGGTTTAAATGATAACTTCGATTCAGTGCGCGCTCAAATCTTGTTGATGAATCCTTTACCTGCCATTAATCGTATTTTTTCGATGATTATCCAACAAGAAAGGCACTATAATTCCAATCACTATGATGACTCGAAAGTGCTTGTGAATGCTAGTGACAGTCGAAAGCCACAAGGCCGTGGACGTGGCTATTCATCTGGTTCGAGCTCATCTAGCTCAGGTAATAGGTCGAACAGTTTCGGTGCAAAGAACAAAGAGTGTTCCTTTTGTGGTAAAACCAATCACATTGTTGAGAATTGTTATAGGAAGCATGAGTTTCCTCCACACTATGGTAAATCTAATGCTTCAACCAACAATGCTTCTCAAGAGGAGAGGGAAGATGTTGGTGACAATCAAG GCTCTTCTTCTAATGCTGGTAATCAAGGATCTTCCTCCACTCAAGTCAATATTGCTAGTGGACATGTTACTTTAGGTAACTTAGTTTGCACTTTGCACAGTAGTCCTGGTCAATGGATTATTGACACATGTGCAAGTGATCATATTTGCTCTTCTTTCGATTACTTCAGCTCCTACAAATCTATCAAACTAATCAGTGTTAAGTTGCCTAATGGACAAGTTTCCATTGCAAATTATTCTGGTTCAGTGAAATTTTCTTCGATTTTCACCATTTCACATGTGCTTTTGGTACCTGatttcaatttgaatttgatcTCTGTTCCTAAACTTGGCCTTGATAACCATTTCCTTGTGTCTtttgataataataaatgtTTGGGTATGCTCAATGGAGGATTGTGTTACTTTAATCAGAACCAAGTTCAGCCTAATTCAACTACCATTGCTTCTTCTCAAGTTACTCCTTCTCATGTCATTCTTAAAGAAGCCTTATGA